One stretch of Prinia subflava isolate CZ2003 ecotype Zambia chromosome 19, Cam_Psub_1.2, whole genome shotgun sequence DNA includes these proteins:
- the RNF185 gene encoding E3 ubiquitin-protein ligase RNF185 encodes MASKGPTASASTKNSSTGGTSGSSSSNGSGDSVNQDNTFECNICLDTAKDAVISLCGHLFCWPCLHQWLETRPNRQVCPVCKAGISRDKVIPLYGRGSTGQQDPREKTPPRPQGQRPEPENRGGFQGFGFGDGGFQMSFGIGAFPFGIFATAFNINDGRPPPAVPGTPQYVDEQFLSRLFLFVALVIMFWLLIA; translated from the exons ATGGCAAGCAAAGGACCCACAGCTTCTGCATCAACAAAGAACTCCAGTACTGGAGGGaccagtggcagcagcagcagcaatggtTCTGGGGACAGCGTTAATCAGGACAACACTTTTGAGTGCAACATCTGCTTAGACACTGCCAAGGATGCAGTTATCAGCTTGTGTGGGCACCTCTTCTG TTGGCCTTGTTTACACCAG tgGCTAGAGACCAGGCCAAACAGACAAGTGTGTCCCGTGTGCAAAGCAGGAATCAGCCGAGATAAAGTTATTCCTCTGTATGGAAGAGGTAGCACTGGGCAACAGGACCCCAG AGAGAAAACTCCACCTCGACCCCAAGGACAGAGACCCGAACCAGAGAACAGAGGG GGGTTCCAGGGCTTTGGGTTTGGCGACGGTGGCTTCCAGATGTCCTTTGGAATTGGGGCGTTTCCCTTTGGGATATTTGCAACAGCCTTCAACATAAACGATGGGCGACCTCCTCCAG ctgttccagGGACTCCTCAATATGTGGATGAGCAGTTCCTTTCCCGCCTCTTCCTGTTTGTGGCACTGGTGATAATGTTCTGGCTGTTGATTGCATAA
- the C19H12orf43 gene encoding protein CUSTOS codes for MWRPCRTTAPGMHRGRTTAPGVRRGRTTAPGMRRGRTTAPSVSRACKMAAPRGGSDSDSGGEAAARFREAAWDCTAQAAAAARAEPRGGGFRKDRLPPKDQPSLRRETIGREEGDNELQTTPEFRAHVAKKLGAMLDSFITVLKDSSGPSQTLGAQPDSEDDEDDGFRLFSSSVPGDCGKPEPCPAARRRPVSSSDTDSDQEWQRCQEAAMSAADILKQSAFPALSQGSSQDQTQGYGEPKQKKKKKKKKIRSENNIQEKIIDSAECDQICKDLPRLVSANGQQERQNSNHRENSVLPGAVKKKKKKKKE; via the exons ATGTGGAGGCCATGTCGGACTACAGCTCCCGGCATGCACCGCGGCCGGACTACAGCTCCCGGCGTGCGCCGCGGCCGGACTACAGCTCCCGGCATGCGCCGCGGCCGCACCACAGCGCCCAGCGTGTCCCGCGCGtgcaagatggcggcgcccagGGGCGGCTCGGACTCGGACAGCGGCGGCGAAGCGGCCGCGCGGTTCCGGGAGGCCGCCTGGGACTGCACCGCGCaggccgcggcggcggcgcgggcggagCCGCGCGGCG GGGGCTTTAGAAAGGATCGGTTGCCGCCTAAAGATCAGCCAAGCCTGA GGCGTGAGACAATCGGCCGCGAGGAGGGCGACAATGAGCTCCAGACCACGCCAGAGTTCAGAGCACACGTTGCAAAGAAGCTGGGAGCCATGCTGGACAG TTTCATCACTGTCCTGAAGGACTCATCAGGACCATCGCAGACCTTGGGGGCACAGCCTGACTCtgaagatgatgaagatgatg GTTTTcgcctcttttcctcctctgtccctggagaCTGTGGGAAGCCAGAGCCTTGCCCTGCAGCGAGGAGGAGGCCGGTTAGCTCCAG tGACACAGACAGTGACCAAGAGTGGCAAAGGTGCCAGGAGGCTGCCATGTCAGCTGCGGATATTCTGAAGCAAAGTGCTTTTCCTGCATTGTCCCAGGGTTCCAGCCAGGATCAGACTCAGGGTTATGGAGAgcccaagcagaaaaaaaagaagaagaagaagaaaattaggaGTGAGAACAATATTCAGGAGAAAATAATAGACTCAGCAGAGTGTGACCAGATCTGCAAAGATTTGCCTCGGCTGGTGTCTGCAAATGGCCAGCAGGAGAGACAGAACAGCAATCACAGAGAGaactctgtgctgccaggagctgtgaagaagaaaaagaagaagaaaaaagaatga